The following coding sequences are from one Bufo bufo chromosome 2, aBufBuf1.1, whole genome shotgun sequence window:
- the LOC120989611 gene encoding 60S ribosomal protein L36: MAIRYPMAVGLNKGHKVTKNVSKPRHSRRRGRLTKHTKFVRDMIREVCGFAPYERRAMELLKVSKDKRALKFIKKRIGTHIRAKRKREELSNVLAAMRKAAAKKD; the protein is encoded by the exons ATGGCTATCAGGTATCCTATGGCCGTGGGCCTAAATAAAGGCCATAAAGTGACCAAGAACGTCTCAAAGCCCAGACACTCACGTAGGAGAGGG cgCTTGACCAAGCACACCAAGTTTGTCCGTGACATGATCCGTGAAGTTTGTGGTTTTGCTCCTTATGAGAGACGTGCCATGGAGTTGCTGAAAGTGTCTAAGGACAAAAGAGCTCTTAAGTTCATCAAAAAGAGG ATTGGAACTCACATCCGCGCCAAGAGAAAGAGAGAAGAACTCAGCAATGTACTAGCTGCCATGAGAAAAGCTGCAGCCAAGAAAGACTAA